GGGAAGGGACTGGGACTGGACTAGGGTAGAGAGGGTACAATGCTACACACAGGGTAGTGGGACAGGGAAAAGGGAcgggaaaatatatatttatatagatactCTAATATAGACCACATCTCACCCGCGCGCTGAGCCCGCGCGCCCCGCTGCCCTCTTCGCCCGGATCCCTCTCCTGCCCTCTGGCTGGAGTCTCTACACCACCCCCAATCCCTGCCCCAGCCCCCCAAAGCTCAGGGCCAAGGTCTCCAAAACGCGGGCGGTGGGAGTGGCGGGGCCTTGGGCGCCCCGTCTTGTCTGTaaggcggtggcggtggcggcagCAGTCCGGTGAGTGGCGCCGGCGCGCCCGAATCCCCGGCGCGAGGGGAGCAGTGGGATGGGGACCAAGCGAGGCGGGGACTGGGGGGACCCTGGTGCACTGGGGGGCGCTGGTGCAGCGCGGGGCCAAGGATTGGTGAAGCGGGGTCCAGCGGTGGGCGCGGCGCTGCGAGCCCTGGATCTACGGCCTCGGGCCGGGGCGGTTTGGGGCGCCGGTAGCCGTGCAGCGCGGAGAAAAGCTGGGAGCGGGCGGCCGGGCTGGCGTCGTGCGCGAAGGCCGCCAGGCGAAGCAGGCACTCGCGGAAGCCGGACAAGTAGCAGCTGGCGAGCGCCTCGGCGTCCTGGCCTGGGGACCGGGGAGCCCCTGGTGCGGCCGGCGGGAGGACAGgcgggcagggcagggcaggggcccGACGGGGTTGAGGGAAGGGGCGGGGCGCAGAGATACCGAGGTCAGACGGGcgcacagacagagacaggaggccGGATGGACGTGCAGAGGAGGGCAGtgagggagacacagagacagacacgcGCGGGTGTTATTAACCTCGCCTAGGCGCACAGCTGGCCGCTCCCCCAAGCCCCAATCCGCCCCTTCCCCGGCCCGGGCCTTCCGggctcccaccccccaccctcccgcCGCTGCCCCACCCCCCGCGCTGTACCCGGGGGCTCCACCCGGCTTCGCTCCCTCAAGTAGCCCACGGCGAACTCCAGTATCTCTGCTTTCTCCAGCTTCGGGTTCCGGAGGTTCTACAGAAGGGGGGAGGGGcgcagagacagaaaggggtggggagagagggggaaaagtggctaggggaagaagggaggggcgGATACGGGAGCTGCGGGTGCCCCCAGGACTCGCGACCGAATGTGGAGATGACCAAGAAAGGTCCCCGCCCCACCCTGAGACGAGACTGTCCAACCTGAGGGAGTGGAACCAGTTCCCAACATGTGAGGTGTAGGAAACAGCAAACCCGGACGGTGAAAACCACCGCAGAACTGAAGCTCATTGGTCAGGGGCGGGAGGTAGATGAGGACATTTAGAAACCCCGAGTGGGAAACTGACGCACGCTGAAAGCTCAGTTTACGGAGCCAGACAGGAAACGTACAGACCAGCAAGGTGGAGAAGATCAACTTCTGAGAGCGAGAGGGGGTCTGGGATGGGATTTCAAGGAGCAGGCTTGGGTCAGGGTCACCACGCCAGCTTATGTCCCCACCCCAGTGGAAAGCTCTGGGACACGGGTACGAATGTTCAGGGGCCTGGGGCCAGCGGGGGAACTGACCTGGTCCCTGGTCctctccagcagcagcagcctcaaCTCTTCTAGGCTGCGGTTGATGCGGTCCCGGCGCCGCTTCTCCACCAACGGCTTCAGCATCTGTGACCAGCGGGAAAGGAAGAGCCGGCCGACCGGACCGAGACTCAGCGCCGCCACGCGAGCGTCCGATCCTACCGCTGGGAAAACCCCCATGCGTCCCTATCCCCAAATCCAGGTTGCTTGGGACTGGTCTATTCGCTCACTCTCACTCCCTCACTTCCCAGTACCCTTGGGTCGGTTTGAGTGGCTCGCCCACTTCTCCCTTCTGTAATtagctttctcctctcttctctcctctcggacactcctcttctctctatatatctctgTCTTGTGCGGTCTCCCTCTCTGTGTATCACTGAAGAACTTTAGTGACACTCTTTGCCCCCCAGGCTAGTGAGCTGCGGGATACAGACCTAAAGTGAAAGGCAGACACATAGTGTGACCGCTCAAACCC
The nucleotide sequence above comes from Arvicanthis niloticus isolate mArvNil1 chromosome 6, mArvNil1.pat.X, whole genome shotgun sequence. Encoded proteins:
- the Hes7 gene encoding transcription factor HES-7, whose protein sequence is MGVFPAVGSDARVAALSLGPVGRLFLSRWSQMLKPLVEKRRRDRINRSLEELRLLLLERTRDQNLRNPKLEKAEILEFAVGYLRERSRVEPPGAPRSPGQDAEALASCYLSGFRECLLRLAAFAHDASPAARSQLFSALHGYRRPKPPRPEAVDPGLAAPRPPLDPASPILGPALHQRPPVHQGPPSPRLAWSPSHCSPRAGDSGAPAPLTGLLPPPPPPYRQDGAPKAPPLPPPAFWRPWP